The following are from one region of the Pseudomonas lalucatii genome:
- a CDS encoding DUF2066 domain-containing protein — MRLIARLLVLCLPLLSLPGLAATLGDLYQVREPVASQQPEERDAALARALETLVLRLTGSRDAAQSPALAELRKDPQQIVSQYGYEGDSLLVDFDPLSTDRHLRQAGLALWGANRPAIVAWWLNEGIGGASLVGDGQDSAAALRRAAQHRGLPLRLPLADLGEQLLATPDSLGAKDPEALRAASERYAADALLAVQAREVDGQWQAQWRLWLGDGREQGKALGADPNALADAVFLAVSERLAPRFVVAPGAASSLTLEVQGVDLARYAELQRTLEPLGAQLSRVQGDRVVYRINASAEQLRAQLGLLRLQEVAADSVPVDAGQPPAPQVIPRTETLRFRW; from the coding sequence ATGCGCCTGATCGCCCGCCTGTTAGTCCTGTGCCTGCCGCTGCTGAGCCTACCCGGCCTCGCCGCGACCCTGGGCGACCTCTATCAGGTGCGCGAACCGGTGGCCAGCCAGCAGCCGGAGGAGCGCGATGCGGCCCTGGCGCGCGCCCTGGAGACCCTGGTGCTGCGCCTGACCGGCAGTCGCGATGCGGCGCAGAGTCCGGCACTGGCCGAGTTGCGCAAGGACCCGCAACAGATCGTCAGCCAGTACGGCTACGAGGGCGACAGCCTGCTGGTGGATTTCGACCCGCTCAGTACCGATCGCCACCTGCGTCAGGCCGGACTGGCCCTGTGGGGCGCCAACCGGCCGGCGATTGTCGCCTGGTGGCTGAACGAGGGCATCGGTGGCGCCAGCCTGGTCGGCGATGGCCAGGACAGCGCCGCGGCGCTGCGCCGGGCCGCACAGCACCGCGGCCTGCCACTGCGCCTGCCGCTGGCCGACCTCGGCGAGCAGCTGCTGGCGACGCCCGACAGTCTCGGCGCCAAGGACCCCGAGGCGCTGCGTGCAGCCTCCGAGCGCTATGCCGCCGATGCCCTGCTGGCGGTGCAGGCCCGTGAGGTCGATGGCCAGTGGCAGGCGCAGTGGCGCCTGTGGCTGGGCGATGGCCGCGAGCAGGGCAAGGCCCTGGGGGCCGACCCGAATGCCCTGGCCGATGCCGTGTTCCTGGCGGTGAGCGAGCGCCTGGCACCGCGCTTCGTGGTGGCCCCCGGCGCGGCCTCCAGCCTGACCCTGGAAGTCCAGGGCGTCGATCTGGCGCGCTATGCCGAGCTGCAGCGCACCCTCGAGCCGCTCGGCGCGCAGCTGAGCCGGGTGCAGGGCGATCGCGTCGTCTACCGGATCAACGCCAGCGCCGAACAACTGCGTGCGCAACTGGGCCTGCTGCGCCTGCAGGAGGTAGCGGCCGATAGCGTGCCGGTCGATGCCGGCCAGCCGCCGGCGCCCCAGGTGATTCCGCGCACCGAAACCCTGCGCTTTCGCTGGTAG
- a CDS encoding DUF2058 domain-containing protein — translation MALSLRDQLLKAGLVNEKQAKQVSKEKQKQKRLEHKGQAEKDETQKLAAQQAMAEKAARDQALNRQQQEKAEQKARAAQIKQLIEVSRLPKLNTEDYYNFVDDKKVKRLSVNKLMRDKLSCGSLAIVRHGGGYEVIPREAALKIQARDAQRVVLLNTPTEAPDADDPYAAYQVPDDLMW, via the coding sequence ATGGCTCTTTCACTACGCGACCAGTTGCTCAAAGCCGGGCTGGTCAACGAGAAGCAGGCCAAGCAGGTCAGCAAAGAGAAGCAGAAGCAGAAGCGCCTGGAGCACAAGGGCCAGGCCGAGAAGGATGAGACGCAGAAGCTCGCCGCCCAGCAGGCCATGGCCGAGAAGGCCGCCCGCGACCAGGCGCTCAATCGCCAGCAGCAGGAGAAGGCTGAGCAGAAGGCCCGCGCCGCGCAGATCAAGCAGCTGATCGAGGTCTCGCGCCTGCCCAAGCTGAACACCGAGGACTATTACAACTTCGTCGACGACAAGAAGGTCAAGCGCCTGTCGGTGAACAAGCTGATGCGCGACAAGCTCAGCTGCGGCTCGCTGGCCATCGTCCGCCATGGCGGCGGCTACGAGGTGATTCCGCGCGAGGCGGCGTTGAAGATCCAGGCCCGCGATGCCCAGCGCGTGGTCCTGCTCAATACGCCGACCGAGGCGCCGGATGCCGACGACCCCTACGCGGCCTACCAGGTGCCGGACGACCTGATGTGGTGA
- the purM gene encoding phosphoribosylformylglycinamidine cyclo-ligase, with the protein MSKQPSISYKDAGVDIDAGEALVERIKGVAKRTARPEVMGGLGGFGALCEIPAGYKQPVLVSGTDGVGTKLRLALNLNKHDSIGQDLVAMCVNDLVVCGAEPLFFLDYYATGKLNVDVAATVVTGIGAGCELAGCSLVGGETAEMPGMYEGEDYDLAGFCVGVVEKAEIIDGSKVTTGDALIALPSSGPHSNGYSLIRKIIEVSGADITTIQLGGQPLTELLMAPTRIYVKPLLKLIKDTGAVKAMAHITGGGLLDNIPRVLPQGAQAVIDVASWKRPAVFDWLQEQGNVDEHEMHRVLNCGVGMVICVAQDQVESALANLRASGEQPWVIGQIAAAGEGAAQVQLNNLKTH; encoded by the coding sequence ATGAGCAAGCAACCCTCCATCAGCTACAAGGACGCAGGCGTAGACATCGACGCGGGCGAAGCCCTGGTCGAACGCATCAAAGGCGTGGCCAAGCGCACCGCCCGTCCGGAAGTCATGGGTGGCCTGGGCGGCTTCGGCGCCCTCTGCGAGATCCCGGCCGGCTACAAGCAGCCGGTGCTGGTGTCCGGCACCGACGGCGTCGGCACCAAGCTGCGCCTGGCGCTGAACCTGAACAAGCACGACAGCATCGGCCAGGACCTGGTCGCCATGTGCGTCAACGACCTGGTGGTGTGCGGCGCCGAGCCGCTGTTCTTCCTCGACTACTACGCCACCGGCAAGCTCAACGTCGACGTGGCCGCCACCGTGGTCACCGGCATCGGCGCCGGCTGCGAGCTGGCCGGCTGCTCCCTGGTCGGCGGCGAGACCGCCGAGATGCCCGGCATGTACGAGGGCGAGGACTACGACCTGGCCGGTTTCTGCGTCGGCGTGGTGGAGAAGGCCGAGATCATCGACGGCTCGAAAGTCACCACTGGCGACGCCCTGATCGCCCTGCCCTCCTCCGGCCCGCACTCCAACGGCTACTCGCTGATCCGCAAGATCATCGAGGTCTCCGGCGCCGACATCACCACCATCCAGTTGGGCGGCCAGCCGCTGACCGAGTTGCTGATGGCGCCGACGCGCATCTACGTCAAGCCGCTGCTGAAGCTGATCAAGGACACCGGCGCGGTCAAGGCCATGGCCCACATCACCGGCGGCGGTTTGCTCGACAACATCCCACGGGTGCTGCCGCAGGGTGCCCAGGCGGTGATCGACGTGGCCAGCTGGAAGCGCCCGGCGGTCTTCGACTGGCTGCAGGAGCAGGGCAACGTCGACGAGCACGAGATGCACCGCGTACTGAACTGCGGCGTCGGCATGGTCATCTGCGTGGCCCAGGATCAGGTCGAAAGCGCCCTGGCCAACCTGCGCGCCTCGGGCGAGCAACCCTGGGTCATCGGCCAGATCGCCGCCGCCGGCGAAGGCGCCGCCCAGGTTCAACTGAACAATCTGAAAACCCACTGA
- a CDS encoding DUF3108 domain-containing protein — MRRALTFALALLCLPAFAVELQPFSASYTADWKQVPVSGSAERGLQALDDGRWQLNFEASMLVASLSETSTFRVDNGAFLPQTYRFERSGLGKGKVVEQDFDWSAKQVIGSDRGTPVRFPLNRGLQDKSTYQLVLQHDVAAGKQSMSYQVVDGDEIETYDFRVLGEETVRTRAGLIDAIKVERVRDPTQSKRKTILWFAKDWSYLLVRLHQVEKDGKEYQIMLDEGTVDGKPVQGRRD; from the coding sequence ATGCGTCGCGCCTTAACGTTCGCCCTCGCCCTACTCTGCCTGCCGGCCTTCGCCGTCGAGCTGCAGCCGTTCTCCGCCAGCTATACCGCCGACTGGAAGCAGGTGCCGGTCAGCGGCTCGGCCGAACGCGGCCTGCAGGCGCTGGACGACGGCCGCTGGCAGCTCAACTTCGAGGCCTCCATGCTGGTCGCCAGCCTCAGCGAGACCAGCACCTTCCGCGTCGACAACGGCGCCTTCCTGCCACAGACCTATCGCTTCGAACGCAGCGGGCTGGGCAAGGGCAAGGTGGTCGAACAGGACTTCGACTGGAGCGCCAAGCAAGTGATCGGCAGCGACCGCGGCACGCCGGTGCGCTTCCCGCTCAACCGCGGCCTGCAGGACAAGTCGACCTACCAACTGGTGCTGCAGCACGACGTCGCCGCCGGCAAGCAGAGCATGAGCTACCAGGTGGTCGACGGCGACGAGATCGAGACCTACGACTTCCGCGTGCTGGGCGAGGAAACCGTGCGCACCCGCGCCGGACTGATCGATGCGATCAAGGTCGAGCGGGTGCGCGACCCGACCCAGAGCAAGCGCAAGACCATCCTCTGGTTCGCCAAGGACTGGAGCTACCTGCTGGTGCGCCTGCACCAGGTGGAGAAGGACGGCAAGGAGTACCAGATCATGCTCGACGAGGGCACGGTCGACGGCAAGCCGGTACAGGGCCGCCGCGACTGA
- a CDS encoding Rho-binding antiterminator, which yields MDEYLPLNCDLYGYLEIACLHRYRLRIELVDGECLEAEALTTQTTVDKEEFLLVRAVAGERRLRLDRLLAITPLTPGASFARVLLNASRC from the coding sequence ATGGACGAGTATCTGCCGCTGAACTGCGATCTCTACGGCTATCTGGAGATCGCCTGTCTGCATCGTTACCGGTTGCGCATCGAGCTGGTCGATGGCGAGTGCCTGGAGGCCGAGGCGCTGACCACGCAAACCACGGTGGACAAGGAGGAGTTCCTGCTGGTGCGCGCCGTGGCGGGTGAGCGGCGCCTGCGTCTGGATCGTCTGCTGGCGATCACCCCGCTGACCCCGGGGGCCAGCTTCGCCCGGGTGCTGCTGAACGCCAGTCGTTGCTGA
- a CDS encoding AI-2E family transporter translates to MIDSRRWLWMAGLLLLGWLLYLLHPILTPFLIGVLLAYLGDPMVDRLERWKLSRTWGVILVFVLFGLIFALMLLVLVPMLGKQLLRLYELTPQMLDWAQHQALPWVQAQLGLGDGFWRFDQLKAALSGHLGKTTDILGLVLSQATASGLALVAWLANLLLIPVVTFYLLRDWDLMLARLRGLLPRSREGLVVKLFGECHEVLGAFLRGQLLVMLALGLLYAAGLMLVGLELGLLIGLLAGLASIVPYLGVVVGIAAALAAGLFQFGVEPYPLLAIAAVFTVGQLLEGMLLTPWLVGDRIGLHPVAVIFAIMAGGQLFGFSGVLLALPVAAVIMVLLRHAHDFYKQSDTYGFVAPPD, encoded by the coding sequence ATGATCGATTCACGTCGCTGGCTATGGATGGCTGGGCTGTTGCTGCTCGGCTGGTTGCTCTATCTGTTGCACCCGATTCTCACGCCCTTCCTGATCGGGGTGCTGTTGGCCTACCTGGGCGATCCCATGGTCGACCGCCTGGAGCGCTGGAAGCTGTCGCGCACCTGGGGGGTGATCCTGGTGTTCGTGCTGTTCGGCCTGATCTTCGCGCTGATGCTGCTGGTGCTGGTGCCGATGCTCGGCAAACAGTTGCTGCGCCTCTATGAGCTGACCCCGCAGATGCTCGACTGGGCGCAGCACCAGGCCCTGCCCTGGGTCCAGGCGCAGCTGGGCCTGGGCGACGGCTTCTGGCGCTTCGACCAGCTCAAGGCTGCGTTGTCCGGGCATCTGGGCAAGACCACCGACATCCTCGGCCTGGTGTTGTCGCAGGCCACTGCCTCGGGCCTGGCGCTGGTGGCCTGGCTGGCCAACCTGCTGCTGATCCCCGTGGTCACCTTCTACCTGTTGCGCGATTGGGACCTGATGCTCGCCAGGCTGCGCGGACTGCTGCCGCGCAGTCGCGAGGGGCTGGTGGTGAAGCTGTTCGGCGAGTGTCATGAGGTGCTCGGCGCCTTCCTGCGCGGCCAACTGCTGGTGATGCTGGCGCTGGGCCTGCTCTATGCCGCCGGCTTGATGCTGGTGGGCCTGGAGCTGGGTCTGCTGATCGGCCTGCTGGCGGGGCTGGCCAGCATCGTGCCCTACCTGGGGGTAGTGGTCGGGATCGCTGCGGCGCTGGCGGCGGGCCTGTTCCAGTTCGGCGTCGAACCTTACCCGCTGCTGGCCATCGCCGCGGTATTCACCGTCGGCCAGTTGCTCGAAGGCATGCTGCTGACACCCTGGCTGGTGGGCGACCGCATCGGCCTGCACCCGGTGGCGGTGATCTTCGCGATCATGGCCGGCGGCCAGCTGTTCGGCTTCAGCGGCGTGCTGCTGGCCCTGCCGGTGGCCGCGGTGATAATGGTTTTGCTGCGTCATGCCCATGATTTCTATAAACAATCAGACACCTACGGTTTCGTGGCACCACCTGATTGA
- the mazG gene encoding nucleoside triphosphate pyrophosphohydrolase yields the protein MYQLDDLLHLMARLRDPQYGCPWDLKQSYASIVPHTIEEAYEVADAIERGDFAHLPGELGDLLFQVVYYSQLAREEGRFAFAEVVDGITRKLLRRHPHVFPDGDLYGAPDAARLEEAAVKQRWEELKVEERAEKAAAPEQLSLLDDVPQALPALSRAAKLQKRAAQVGFDWPEALPVVDKVREELDEVLEAMSENDPEAITEELGDLLFVVTNLARHLKVDPEAALRAANGKFEQRFRFIEQALRTAGRAIEDCALEDLDALWGEAKKMEKRDRPSAC from the coding sequence ATGTACCAACTCGACGACCTGCTGCACCTGATGGCCCGCCTGCGCGACCCGCAGTACGGCTGTCCCTGGGATCTGAAGCAGTCCTACGCCAGCATCGTGCCGCACACCATCGAGGAGGCCTACGAGGTGGCCGACGCGATCGAGCGCGGCGACTTCGCGCACCTGCCCGGCGAGCTGGGCGACCTGCTGTTCCAGGTGGTGTACTACAGCCAGCTGGCCCGCGAGGAGGGACGCTTCGCCTTCGCCGAGGTGGTCGACGGCATCACCCGCAAGCTGCTGCGCCGGCATCCCCACGTGTTCCCCGATGGCGACCTCTATGGCGCGCCGGACGCCGCCAGGCTGGAGGAGGCCGCGGTCAAGCAGCGCTGGGAGGAACTCAAGGTCGAGGAGCGCGCCGAGAAGGCCGCCGCGCCGGAGCAGTTGTCCCTGCTCGATGACGTGCCCCAGGCCCTGCCGGCCCTGAGTAGGGCGGCCAAGCTGCAGAAGCGTGCGGCCCAGGTCGGTTTCGACTGGCCCGAGGCGCTGCCGGTGGTGGACAAGGTGCGCGAGGAACTGGACGAGGTGCTCGAGGCCATGAGCGAGAACGATCCCGAGGCGATCACCGAGGAGCTCGGCGACCTGCTGTTCGTGGTTACCAACCTGGCCCGTCACCTCAAGGTCGATCCGGAGGCGGCCCTGCGCGCGGCCAACGGCAAGTTCGAGCAGCGCTTTCGTTTTATCGAGCAGGCCTTGCGCACAGCGGGCCGGGCCATCGAAGATTGCGCCCTGGAAGACCTGGATGCGCTCTGGGGGGAAGCCAAGAAAATGGAAAAGCGCGACAGGCCGTCGGCCTGTTAG
- the purN gene encoding phosphoribosylglycinamide formyltransferase yields the protein MAHCNVVVLISGSGSNLQALIDSTRAGDQPARICAVIANRADAYGLERARAAGIATRLLDHKAFDGREAFDQALIEAIDAFAPQLVVLAGFMRILSPGFVRHYAGRLLNIHPSLLPKYKGLHTHQRALEAGDAEHGCSVHFVTEELDGGPLVVQAVIPVRPGDVPDSLAQRVHEQEHLIYPLAVRWFAEGRLHLGEQGAMLDGQPLPSTGHLFRT from the coding sequence ATGGCCCACTGCAATGTCGTGGTGCTGATCTCCGGCTCCGGCAGCAACCTGCAGGCGCTGATCGACAGCACCCGGGCCGGCGATCAGCCGGCGCGCATCTGCGCGGTGATCGCCAACCGCGCCGACGCCTACGGCCTGGAGCGGGCCAGGGCCGCCGGCATCGCCACCCGACTCCTCGACCACAAGGCCTTCGACGGCCGCGAAGCCTTCGACCAGGCGCTGATCGAGGCCATCGACGCCTTCGCGCCGCAACTGGTGGTGCTGGCCGGCTTCATGCGCATCCTCAGCCCGGGCTTCGTCCGCCACTACGCCGGGCGCCTGCTGAATATCCATCCCTCGCTGCTGCCCAAGTACAAGGGCCTGCACACCCATCAGCGGGCGCTGGAGGCCGGCGATGCCGAGCACGGCTGCAGCGTGCACTTCGTCACCGAGGAACTCGATGGCGGGCCTCTGGTCGTACAGGCAGTGATCCCGGTGCGGCCGGGCGACGTGCCGGACAGCCTGGCGCAACGGGTCCACGAGCAGGAACACCTGATCTATCCGCTGGCCGTGCGCTGGTTCGCCGAGGGCCGCTTGCACCTTGGCGAACAAGGGGCAATGCTCGACGGGCAGCCGCTTCCGAGCACTGGCCACCTCTTCCGAACCTAG